The region AGGGAGAACACCACCTCTCGGAAGGATACGCCAAACTTCTGGCCAGAGCTCTTCTGAAAAAACAAATCTGACCCGTTCTCCGGATGAAAACCATGCCGAACCTGAACGGATACATCTTTCTGATTATCAACCCCAAATCCGGTGCCAGCAGCCGAAAACACCTGGTCAAATGCCTCCAGAATTATTTCCAGCAGTCCGGCTGCCGGATGAAAACGTTCCTGACGCAGTCGCTCACGCATGCCTGTGAACTGGCCCGTCAGGCCGCAGTGGATTACGATTGCTCTCTGGTAGCCGCTGCAGGCGGAGACGGCACCATCCGAGAAGTCATCCACGGTCTGGAAGGAAGCGACAAACCCCTCCTGATTATCCCATCCGGAACTGAAAATCTTTTGGCCAACGAACTGGGCTTCGACCTGCAGCCCCAAACACTCATCAAAACCTACGAGGCCTGGCAGCTTCGTCCTCTTGACCTGGGAACCATCAACGGAAAATGCTTTACCTCCATCTGCGGGTTCGGCTTCGATGGAGATGTCATTCACCGCATCCACAGCTGGCGAACCGGACATATCAGCCATCTCGATTATTTTTGGCCGATTTGGAGGTGTTTCTGGTCCCACACCTTTCCTCCGATGCGGGTTACCATCGACGGCCAGGAGTGCTTTTCCGGCCGCGGTTTGGTATTTGTCGGGAACATCTCCCGGTATGCCATCGGGCTGCAAATCTGCAAACATGCCCAATACGGCGATGGAAAACTGGATTTATGCATCTACAAATGCCGTCATCAGGCTCATCTGCTCAAACACGCCGTCGCCACCATTTTCAAGATGCATACTCGCGGAAAAGACGTCCTTTACAAACAGGGCACTGTGATTACCGTAGAGTCTTTAGCCAAAGAGCCGATTTACTGCCAGATTGACGGTGACCCGGGCCCGGAACCCCCTGCCGAAATTAAATTGATTCCTCAGGCCATCAATGTTCTTGTTCCGCCCGGCACAAAACCCGCCGGCATTCGGACTCGACTGAGAAGAATGATTGGATAATCTCTATGCAAAACAGAACCATCTATCAAATCGGACCGGCTTCCATCGAGCTGGGGAAAACGTTTTTTGTTATCGCCGGGCCTTGTGTGATTGAAAGTGAGTCATTGTGCCTGGATGTAGCCGATGCGATTCTCCAGATTCAAAAACGAACCCAAATCCCCTTTGTCTTCAAAGCCAGTTTTGACAAAGCCAACCGAACCAGCATCGAAAGTTTTCGCGGCCCGGGTCTGGAAAAGGGCCTTGAAGTGCTCGAAAAAGTCCGTCGAAAAACAGGTTTGCCCGTTTTAACAGATATCCACGAACCCTCTCAGGTTTCTCCAGTGTCCAAAGTAGTGGATTGCCTGCAAATTCCCGCCTTCTTGTGTCGCCAAACCGACCTTCTGGTTGCCTGTGCCAAAAGCGGAAAACCCGTCAATGTCAAAAAAGGCCAGTTCGTCAGTCCGGAAGAAATGAAAAACGCTGTTGAAAAAATCCGGGCCGCCGGCGGGCAGCAGATTTTCCTTACAGAGCGGGGAACCTTTTTCGGATATAACCGCCTGGTTAACGATATGACCGCCATCCCGGCTATGCAGAACCTCGGCTGTCCGGTCATCTTCGATGCGACCCACAGCACACAAAGACCCGGCGGCTTAGGAACCGCCAGTGCGGGTCGGCGGGATTTGGCCCCTGTTCTGGCAAGGGCCGCTGCGGGCGCCGGAGCTGATGGTCTCTTTATGGAAGTGCACCCGAACCCGCAAAAGGCCCTTTGCGATGCCGATTGTATGCTGCCCTTAGACCAGGTCGAACCCCTCGTAAAAACCTGCTATCAGATCTATCAGATTGTTCGCCAAAAAACATGACCAATCCGGCTCCGAAATATCGCTATTTATTTGGTCCGGTCCCCTCCCGACGGCTCGGCCGAAGTCTCGGCGTGGACCCGGTCCCCTTCAAAACCTGCACACAAAATTGCCTATATTGCCAATTAGGGACAGATGCCGCCCAGACTCTCGAACGAAAAAACTATGTTCCCCCCGAGGACATTCTTGAAGAAATCCGCCGGCGGCTGACGGAAGGAATCGCGGCGGACTATATTACAATCAGCGGTTCCGGTGAACCAACCCTTCACAGCCGTCTCGATGAAATTATTGAAGGAATCCATCGCTTAACCAAAATTCCGGCAGCCCTCATTACCAACGGCACGCTGTTCTGGGACCCGGAAGTCCGAAAACAATGCTCCCTGGCCGATGTGGTCCTTCCGTCCCTCGATGCAGGTGACCCGGAAACATTCAGAAAAATCAACCAGCCCCATCAAGGGATTTCCTTTGAACGTTTTGTGGAAGGTTTGATTCTTTTTCGCCGGGAATACAAAGGCCCAATCTGGCTGGAAATCTTCCTTTGTGAGGGGCTCAACACCGACCCCAATTCCATTACAAATCTGAATCGCCTTATCAAAAAAATTAATCCGGACAAAGTCCAGCTGAACAC is a window of Anaerohalosphaeraceae bacterium DNA encoding:
- a CDS encoding diacylglycerol kinase family protein, whose protein sequence is MPNLNGYIFLIINPKSGASSRKHLVKCLQNYFQQSGCRMKTFLTQSLTHACELARQAAVDYDCSLVAAAGGDGTIREVIHGLEGSDKPLLIIPSGTENLLANELGFDLQPQTLIKTYEAWQLRPLDLGTINGKCFTSICGFGFDGDVIHRIHSWRTGHISHLDYFWPIWRCFWSHTFPPMRVTIDGQECFSGRGLVFVGNISRYAIGLQICKHAQYGDGKLDLCIYKCRHQAHLLKHAVATIFKMHTRGKDVLYKQGTVITVESLAKEPIYCQIDGDPGPEPPAEIKLIPQAINVLVPPGTKPAGIRTRLRRMIG
- the kdsA gene encoding 3-deoxy-8-phosphooctulonate synthase, which translates into the protein MQNRTIYQIGPASIELGKTFFVIAGPCVIESESLCLDVADAILQIQKRTQIPFVFKASFDKANRTSIESFRGPGLEKGLEVLEKVRRKTGLPVLTDIHEPSQVSPVSKVVDCLQIPAFLCRQTDLLVACAKSGKPVNVKKGQFVSPEEMKNAVEKIRAAGGQQIFLTERGTFFGYNRLVNDMTAIPAMQNLGCPVIFDATHSTQRPGGLGTASAGRRDLAPVLARAAAGAGADGLFMEVHPNPQKALCDADCMLPLDQVEPLVKTCYQIYQIVRQKT
- a CDS encoding radical SAM protein; protein product: MTNPAPKYRYLFGPVPSRRLGRSLGVDPVPFKTCTQNCLYCQLGTDAAQTLERKNYVPPEDILEEIRRRLTEGIAADYITISGSGEPTLHSRLDEIIEGIHRLTKIPAALITNGTLFWDPEVRKQCSLADVVLPSLDAGDPETFRKINQPHQGISFERFVEGLILFRREYKGPIWLEIFLCEGLNTDPNSITNLNRLIKKINPDKVQLNTAVRPTAHPHIRAVPLSVLEQIAPQLHPNAEVIADFPKAQMEEQKPFSEQTILETLKRRPCALDELAASLQIAPSLAAKYLQHLLESGQVRIENRNGKSYFCAN